One genomic segment of Chryseobacterium phocaeense includes these proteins:
- a CDS encoding bestrophin family protein, which yields MLLNKKISIWYFIREIKSQIIFMAIFAISIGLLDLLPWFKKISLPLNIPALLGTAVSLLLAFRTSQSYERWWEARTVWGAIVNDSRTLMRLVIQFFPAGDPMIKDFAQRQIIWTYALGESLRKQPFSDKVQQYLDEHQIRGTNIPNALLDAHSVQLREVASSKGLTDFQQMQLNDIITRLCDSMGKCERLKNTVFPRSYSILLHSLIYVFAAILPFGLDDGQLAVEIIITFLIPVMFLAIEKTSIIMQDPFENGPVDTPVTSLAQTIEINIRQMTGEQNVPAKKENPLYYEM from the coding sequence ATGCTGCTAAATAAGAAAATATCCATCTGGTATTTCATCCGTGAAATAAAATCCCAGATCATCTTTATGGCCATATTTGCCATATCCATCGGGCTGCTGGACCTTCTTCCATGGTTTAAGAAAATATCCCTTCCCCTGAACATTCCGGCTCTTTTAGGAACTGCAGTTTCCTTATTGCTTGCTTTCAGAACTTCCCAATCCTACGAAAGATGGTGGGAGGCCAGAACAGTTTGGGGAGCAATAGTCAATGATTCCAGAACGCTGATGAGGTTGGTGATCCAGTTTTTCCCTGCAGGAGACCCGATGATAAAAGATTTTGCACAAAGACAGATCATCTGGACCTATGCCCTCGGTGAATCCTTGAGGAAACAACCGTTCTCAGATAAAGTCCAGCAATATCTGGATGAGCATCAGATAAGAGGAACAAACATTCCGAATGCACTTCTGGATGCGCACTCCGTACAGTTAAGAGAAGTTGCTTCTTCAAAAGGGCTGACGGATTTCCAGCAAATGCAGCTCAATGATATCATCACGCGGCTCTGCGATAGTATGGGAAAATGTGAAAGACTGAAGAACACGGTTTTTCCACGGTCGTACAGCATTCTCCTGCATAGCCTGATCTATGTTTTTGCAGCGATCCTTCCGTTTGGATTGGATGATGGACAGCTGGCCGTTGAAATCATCATCACATTCCTGATCCCGGTGATGTTTCTTGCTATAGAGAAAACATCCATCATTATGCAGGACCCCTTTGAAAACGGACCGGTGGATACTCCTGTCACTTCATTGGCCCAAACCATCGAGATCAATATAAGACAGATGACAGGTGAGCAGAATGTCCCTGCCAAAAAGGAAAATCCTTTATACTACGAAATGTAA
- a CDS encoding MbnP family protein, with protein sequence MKIYKFLSLFFIVVTLFTLSSCGNSDDEDPQGDVTTGNLQIKFENGFNNLGNIVLNQTVQTSAAGQKHLFSTLKYIVSNITLIDENGNEFKYNENNPDKGAFIIDQADAVAGVIYIDLNGIPKNNYKKVKFGLGISQKAYLLGQDGQAEFWNKAKQKGMSWSWAAGYIFVKLEGKYGTGAADTEFMNHAGNMGNVTANNTPDLYREITLNLPTTARVTSQVKPSIHILADLNQFLSGSRSLTLDTANNMMMGSGQHLVDVTDNLTAMFKVDHVHND encoded by the coding sequence ATGAAAATCTATAAATTTTTATCATTATTCTTTATTGTCGTTACTTTATTCACCCTCTCATCATGCGGAAACAGCGATGATGAAGATCCGCAGGGCGACGTTACAACAGGAAACCTTCAGATCAAATTTGAAAACGGTTTTAATAACCTCGGAAATATTGTTTTAAATCAAACCGTTCAAACGTCTGCTGCCGGACAGAAGCATCTGTTCTCCACGCTGAAATATATAGTCAGCAATATCACCTTGATTGATGAAAACGGGAATGAGTTTAAATACAATGAAAATAATCCCGATAAAGGTGCCTTCATTATAGACCAGGCTGATGCCGTAGCGGGAGTCATTTATATCGACCTGAACGGAATTCCGAAAAATAATTACAAAAAAGTAAAATTCGGATTAGGGATCAGTCAGAAGGCTTATCTGCTGGGGCAGGACGGGCAGGCTGAGTTCTGGAACAAAGCCAAGCAGAAAGGAATGTCATGGTCGTGGGCTGCGGGTTATATTTTTGTAAAGCTCGAAGGAAAATACGGAACAGGGGCTGCCGATACGGAATTCATGAACCATGCCGGAAATATGGGAAATGTAACGGCTAATAACACCCCTGATCTTTACCGGGAAATTACGTTAAACCTTCCCACAACGGCCAGGGTAACTTCCCAGGTGAAGCCTTCTATCCATATTCTGGCTGACCTTAATCAGTTTTTAAGTGGCAGCAGATCCCTTACCCTGGATACTGCCAATAATATGATGATGGGCTCGGGCCAGCATCTGGTGGATGTTACCGATAACCTTACTGCAATGTTTAAAGTAGACCATGTACACAATGACTAG
- a CDS encoding superoxide dismutase, translated as MKILKIAALSAVFAAQFAFAQFKQTPLPYAYNALEGSVDAQTMEIHYSKHAAAYVANLNKAIAGTPQEKQTLFQILSGVSKLSPAVRNNAGGHYNHELFWTVLTPVKDTKPSEKLAKAINEAFGSMDAFKEKISKAGADRFASGWAWLSVDKNGKLFVSSTGNQDNPLMDVVDEKGTPILGIDVWEHAYYLKYQNKRADYLTAIWNVLNWKEVSRRYDEALSKK; from the coding sequence ATGAAGATTTTGAAAATAGCAGCTTTAAGTGCCGTATTTGCCGCACAGTTTGCTTTTGCGCAGTTCAAGCAGACGCCGCTTCCGTATGCCTATAATGCACTGGAAGGTTCAGTAGATGCACAGACTATGGAAATTCACTATTCAAAGCATGCCGCAGCGTATGTTGCCAACCTGAATAAAGCGATTGCAGGAACACCACAGGAAAAGCAGACCTTGTTCCAGATCCTTTCCGGAGTTTCAAAGCTTAGTCCGGCAGTGAGAAATAATGCAGGGGGACATTACAACCATGAGCTTTTCTGGACGGTTCTTACGCCTGTAAAAGATACAAAGCCATCTGAAAAGCTGGCAAAGGCGATCAATGAGGCTTTCGGAAGTATGGATGCATTTAAAGAAAAGATCAGCAAAGCCGGTGCAGACCGTTTCGCCTCAGGATGGGCGTGGCTTTCTGTGGATAAGAACGGAAAACTGTTTGTTTCTTCAACCGGCAATCAGGATAATCCTTTGATGGATGTAGTGGACGAAAAAGGAACTCCCATCTTGGGAATTGATGTCTGGGAGCATGCTTACTACCTGAAATACCAGAATAAAAGAGCGGATTATCTGACGGCCATCTGGAATGTGCTTAACTGGAAAGAAGTAAGCAGAAGATACGATGAAGCTTTAAGCAAAAAATAA
- a CDS encoding cation diffusion facilitator family transporter: MNDTKIQTTSPASRHKKNLLLVLCLSGTYMIAEVIGGIVTQSLALLADAAHMLTDVVGLFLAFIAIKIGERKADPGKTFGYYRTEILAAVINAVILLGISIYVLYEAYQRFQDPPAIQSKTMLIVAGIGLVVNIIGMMILRKDSEGSLNMKGAYFEVLSDMLTSIGVMIAGVIMLTTGWYYADPIISAAIGLLIFPRTWRLLKEAVNVLLEGTPKDVDIHKLRKTLEEIPGVKNVHDLHVWSLTSSVNAMSAHIVKDNGIAQNQLLKTLTEVTTSNFKISHTTFQIEEEGYDEQEVHL; this comes from the coding sequence ATGAACGATACAAAAATACAAACCACTTCACCGGCCAGCAGGCATAAAAAAAATCTGCTTCTGGTCCTGTGTTTAAGCGGAACCTATATGATCGCCGAAGTTATTGGCGGGATCGTTACCCAGAGCCTTGCCCTTCTGGCTGATGCGGCACATATGCTGACTGATGTTGTGGGCCTGTTTTTAGCATTTATTGCCATAAAAATAGGAGAGCGGAAAGCAGATCCGGGAAAAACATTTGGCTATTACCGGACCGAAATACTCGCTGCAGTCATCAATGCGGTAATATTGCTTGGGATTTCCATTTATGTTTTGTATGAAGCTTATCAGCGGTTTCAGGACCCGCCGGCTATTCAGAGTAAAACGATGCTGATTGTAGCAGGAATCGGCCTTGTGGTGAATATTATAGGAATGATGATCCTCCGGAAAGATTCAGAAGGCAGCCTCAATATGAAAGGAGCCTATTTTGAAGTCCTTTCCGATATGCTGACCTCCATTGGCGTGATGATTGCCGGTGTAATTATGCTGACCACAGGCTGGTATTATGCTGACCCGATTATTTCTGCAGCAATAGGACTGCTGATCTTCCCGAGAACATGGCGTTTACTGAAAGAAGCTGTAAATGTATTGCTGGAAGGAACCCCGAAAGATGTGGATATCCATAAGCTGCGTAAAACCCTGGAAGAAATTCCCGGTGTGAAAAATGTTCATGATCTCCACGTGTGGTCATTAACTTCAAGTGTGAATGCCATGAGTGCGCATATCGTTAAAGATAATGGAATCGCTCAAAATCAGTTACTGAAAACATTAACAGAGGTGACTACTTCCAATTTTAAGATCAGCCATACCACTTTTCAGATCGAAGAAGAGGGCTATGACGAACAGGAAGTACATCTTTAA
- a CDS encoding SCO family protein, translated as MPRNKKTGTGAKTKVIIPIVIFALLFLGIGVGMGYFKKNLYTVMKVPDFELTDQNNKKITNKDMLGKVYLVEFFFSRCPTICPVMNRNMRFIEDEINSPEFGIISISIDPENDTPAALKEHARMVGAKSPDWHFLTGDRDYIGKLADQFNIYVGDKEDDSESLNHSGMIALVDKEGNIRCRYNKDHMPILYYSGLNYEDPEGKTPKLTGKYHPDREILIEDIKKLLK; from the coding sequence ATGCCCAGAAATAAAAAGACCGGTACCGGAGCAAAAACTAAGGTGATCATCCCGATCGTTATTTTTGCCCTTCTTTTTCTGGGAATAGGAGTAGGAATGGGATATTTTAAAAAGAACCTGTACACCGTAATGAAGGTCCCTGATTTTGAACTTACCGACCAGAATAATAAAAAGATCACCAATAAAGATATGCTAGGAAAGGTATATCTCGTTGAATTTTTCTTCAGCAGGTGCCCTACCATTTGTCCGGTAATGAACCGGAACATGAGGTTTATTGAAGATGAGATCAACAGTCCTGAATTTGGGATTATTTCAATAAGCATTGATCCTGAAAATGATACTCCCGCTGCGTTGAAAGAGCACGCCAGAATGGTAGGTGCAAAATCTCCCGACTGGCATTTTCTTACCGGTGACAGGGATTATATCGGAAAGCTGGCGGATCAGTTCAATATTTATGTCGGAGATAAGGAAGATGATAGCGAGAGTCTGAACCATAGCGGAATGATTGCGTTGGTGGATAAAGAAGGAAATATCCGCTGCAGATACAATAAAGATCATATGCCGATCCTGTATTATTCAGGATTGAACTATGAAGATCCGGAAGGAAAAACCCCGAAACTAACCGGGAAATACCATCCGGATAGGGAAATTTTGATCGAGGATATTAAAAAGCTATTGAAATAG
- a CDS encoding methyltransferase family protein: MNINHHVKLKVMALKEELEEQGNWLFKYRSILPIGILFVGLVVFIQSNLQKTMTDCTVYFEFFCLLVSLAGLGIRIYTVGHTPKNTSGRNTAEGQVADTLNTTGIYSIVRHPLYLGNFFMWLGPALLTESLWFIISFILFYWIYYERIMYAEEQFLERKFGSIYKEWAAKVPAFIPKLGMFTRSSLSFSIKKVIKKEKNGLFAVFLIFMVFDLVGEWTKHHSHYNIFFVIGCLLTMVIYIVLKIIKTRTTYLENNR, encoded by the coding sequence ATGAACATTAATCACCACGTAAAATTAAAAGTGATGGCATTAAAAGAAGAACTTGAAGAACAGGGAAACTGGCTGTTTAAATACAGAAGTATCCTGCCGATAGGAATTTTATTCGTAGGATTGGTCGTATTTATCCAGTCGAATCTACAGAAGACCATGACAGACTGTACGGTTTATTTTGAATTTTTCTGTCTGCTGGTAAGTCTTGCAGGCTTGGGAATCAGGATATACACTGTAGGGCATACACCAAAAAATACTTCAGGCAGAAATACCGCGGAGGGACAGGTGGCAGATACATTGAATACCACCGGAATATACAGTATAGTAAGACATCCGCTTTATCTGGGAAATTTCTTTATGTGGCTGGGACCTGCACTGCTTACGGAAAGCTTATGGTTTATAATATCCTTTATCCTGTTCTACTGGATTTATTATGAAAGGATTATGTATGCCGAAGAACAGTTTCTGGAAAGGAAATTCGGAAGCATTTATAAGGAGTGGGCCGCGAAAGTGCCGGCTTTTATTCCTAAATTAGGGATGTTTACCAGAAGCAGTCTGTCATTCAGTATAAAGAAGGTAATCAAGAAAGAAAAGAATGGACTGTTTGCGGTTTTTTTGATTTTTATGGTTTTTGATCTGGTAGGAGAATGGACTAAGCACCATAGCCACTACAATATCTTTTTTGTTATCGGATGTCTACTGACAATGGTGATTTACATCGTCCTGAAAATCATTAAAACAAGAACCACCTATCTGGAAAATAACAGATAA
- a CDS encoding YHS domain-containing protein encodes MKSKIILTALLSVSLLACAQETPKVKHKKTTAASKSNAKNVKFANAEDPICHMKTEPDMKDTAVYKNKTYGFCSTYCKDEFKKNPEKYAQK; translated from the coding sequence ATGAAATCAAAGATTATTTTAACGGCACTACTGTCAGTTTCACTATTGGCATGTGCCCAGGAAACCCCTAAAGTAAAGCATAAAAAGACTACAGCTGCATCAAAATCCAATGCAAAAAACGTAAAATTTGCCAACGCGGAAGATCCGATCTGCCATATGAAAACAGAGCCCGATATGAAAGATACGGCAGTCTATAAAAATAAAACGTATGGTTTTTGCAGTACGTACTGTAAAGATGAGTTCAAGAAAAATCCTGAAAAATATGCCCAGAAATAA
- a CDS encoding heavy metal translocating P-type ATPase produces the protein MGIATVGAFVIGEYPEGVAVMLFYSVGEVFQGMAVSRAKGNIKALLDQRPDEVTILEGSQPKTIKAKETRIGDIIQLKPGEKLALDGELMTVSASFNTAALTGESKPDTKEKGDTVLAGMINMNSIALVKVNTAYEDSKLSKILELVQNATSQKAPTELFIRKFAKVYTPIVVFLAIGICLLPYFFVNDYVFRDWLYKALVFLVISCPCALVISIPLGYFGGIGAASRNGILFKGSNFLDSIAEIRNVVMDKTGTMTEGVFKVQEVSIKPEFNKEEILKLVNALESKSTHPVATAIHNYAGEIDHSIPLENVEEIAGHGLKAIVNGKELLVGNFKLMDQFKISYDINHANIVYTIIAIAYDKKFAGYITIADSIKEDAKETVDSLHRMDVKATMLSGDKSTVVKYVADQLGIDSAFGDMLPEDKVNKVKEIKAKNQTVAFVGDGVNDAPVVALSDVGIAMGGLGSDATIETADVVIQDDRPSKIPMAINIGKQTKKIVWQNIILAFAVKAVVLILGAGGLATMWEAVFADVGVALLAILNAVRIQRMRF, from the coding sequence ATGGGAATTGCAACAGTGGGTGCATTTGTGATCGGCGAATATCCGGAAGGGGTAGCCGTAATGCTTTTCTATTCCGTGGGTGAAGTATTCCAGGGAATGGCCGTTTCAAGAGCGAAAGGAAACATTAAGGCATTACTGGATCAGCGTCCGGATGAGGTGACCATTCTTGAAGGCAGCCAGCCCAAAACCATTAAAGCCAAAGAAACCAGAATAGGAGATATCATCCAGCTGAAGCCGGGCGAAAAACTGGCGCTGGACGGTGAACTGATGACGGTATCGGCTTCATTCAATACCGCAGCGCTGACGGGTGAAAGCAAGCCGGATACAAAAGAGAAAGGAGACACAGTTCTGGCCGGAATGATCAATATGAACAGCATTGCCCTTGTAAAGGTGAACACAGCCTATGAAGACAGTAAACTGAGTAAGATTCTGGAGCTGGTGCAGAATGCTACCTCACAAAAAGCTCCCACGGAATTATTCATCAGAAAATTTGCAAAGGTTTATACCCCTATCGTGGTTTTTCTTGCCATAGGAATTTGTCTTCTGCCTTATTTTTTTGTCAATGATTACGTGTTCAGGGACTGGCTGTACAAAGCATTGGTTTTCCTGGTGATCTCATGTCCATGTGCGCTGGTGATCTCAATTCCGCTGGGATATTTTGGTGGAATCGGGGCTGCGAGCCGGAACGGGATTTTATTTAAAGGAAGTAATTTCCTGGACAGTATTGCAGAAATCCGGAATGTAGTGATGGATAAAACAGGAACCATGACAGAAGGTGTTTTCAAAGTGCAGGAAGTAAGCATCAAGCCGGAATTCAATAAAGAAGAAATCCTGAAACTGGTGAATGCACTGGAAAGCAAAAGCACCCACCCTGTAGCTACAGCCATTCACAATTATGCCGGTGAAATTGATCATTCCATCCCATTGGAGAATGTAGAGGAAATCGCAGGACATGGTTTAAAAGCCATAGTCAACGGAAAAGAACTGTTGGTAGGAAACTTTAAGCTGATGGATCAGTTTAAGATCAGCTACGATATCAATCATGCCAATATTGTGTACACCATTATTGCTATAGCTTATGATAAAAAGTTTGCAGGATACATTACCATTGCAGACAGCATAAAAGAAGATGCCAAAGAAACTGTTGACAGTCTTCACAGGATGGACGTGAAAGCTACCATGCTTAGCGGCGATAAAAGCACCGTTGTCAAATACGTAGCCGATCAGCTGGGCATCGACAGTGCATTTGGAGACATGTTGCCGGAAGATAAAGTGAATAAGGTAAAAGAGATCAAAGCGAAGAACCAGACCGTTGCCTTTGTAGGTGATGGCGTAAATGATGCTCCGGTAGTTGCCCTCAGCGATGTGGGAATTGCCATGGGCGGACTCGGCAGTGATGCCACAATTGAAACAGCAGATGTCGTAATTCAGGATGACAGACCCAGTAAAATCCCGATGGCTATTAATATCGGAAAACAGACTAAGAAGATCGTATGGCAGAATATTATTTTAGCCTTTGCGGTAAAAGCAGTGGTTCTTATACTGGGAGCCGGAGGTCTGGCCACGATGTGGGAAGCAGTATTTGCAGATGTAGGAGTTGCATTATTAGCTATTTTAAATGCAGTGAGAATTCAGCGGATGAGATTTTAG
- a CDS encoding efflux RND transporter periplasmic adaptor subunit — translation MKIKHNIISLTVIALFMLSCGKKEATAEKEEVKTEKAEAGHEEEPQTIASLTEEQIKSVGISLGPVEMKELTSTIKANGILRVPNNNKATITSLYGGVIKTITVQVGSIVKKGQVIATIANPEFIQLQEDYLTTNSRITYAEQEYRRQKELFDNDAGAKKNLQSSDAELRTLRTRRASLLKQLQMMGISPGKVNNSNMRSGLVITAPISGTVSSISAQIGSYVDVSSPVAEIIDNNSIHLDLQVFEKDLPKMKVGQIVHFKLTNNPETEYDAMVYSVGSSFENESKTVSVHGTVTGNKAGLIDGMNITGIVSLDKNTTPAVPNEAIVEADGKYYVFIKTDKKPEEHEEEEPAVEKNEEEPKHEEKTINFEKIEVIKGTSDMGYTAITPVKGIPADARIVVKGAFFVNAKLSNSGGHEH, via the coding sequence ATGAAAATAAAGCACAATATCATATCTCTTACAGTCATAGCCCTTTTTATGCTCAGTTGTGGAAAAAAGGAAGCTACGGCAGAAAAAGAGGAAGTTAAAACGGAAAAGGCAGAAGCAGGTCATGAAGAAGAGCCGCAAACCATTGCTTCACTCACGGAGGAACAGATAAAGTCAGTTGGGATCTCCCTGGGGCCTGTGGAAATGAAAGAACTCACTTCCACCATCAAAGCAAATGGAATTCTCCGGGTCCCGAACAACAATAAAGCCACCATCACTTCCCTCTATGGCGGAGTGATTAAAACCATTACCGTTCAGGTAGGAAGCATCGTGAAAAAAGGACAGGTGATTGCCACCATCGCCAATCCTGAATTTATACAGCTGCAGGAAGACTATCTGACCACCAACAGCAGAATCACCTATGCAGAGCAGGAGTACAGAAGACAAAAGGAACTGTTCGACAATGATGCGGGAGCAAAGAAAAACCTTCAGAGCTCAGATGCGGAGCTCAGAACATTAAGGACTCGGAGAGCTTCGTTGCTGAAACAGCTTCAGATGATGGGAATCAGCCCCGGTAAAGTAAATAATTCCAATATGAGATCCGGTTTGGTGATCACGGCGCCTATTAGTGGAACGGTCAGCAGTATTTCTGCGCAGATCGGGAGCTATGTAGACGTTTCGTCGCCAGTGGCGGAAATTATTGACAACAATTCGATTCATCTTGATCTGCAGGTTTTTGAAAAAGACCTTCCTAAAATGAAAGTAGGGCAGATTGTTCACTTTAAACTGACCAATAACCCCGAAACTGAATATGATGCCATGGTCTACAGCGTAGGATCCTCTTTTGAAAACGAAAGCAAAACCGTTTCCGTCCATGGCACCGTAACCGGAAATAAGGCAGGTCTTATTGATGGTATGAATATTACAGGAATTGTAAGCCTGGATAAAAATACCACGCCCGCCGTTCCGAATGAAGCCATTGTAGAAGCAGACGGGAAGTATTATGTCTTTATAAAAACCGATAAAAAGCCGGAAGAACATGAGGAGGAAGAGCCTGCTGTTGAAAAAAATGAAGAGGAACCAAAACATGAAGAGAAGACCATCAATTTTGAAAAGATAGAAGTGATAAAAGGTACTTCAGATATGGGTTACACGGCAATTACCCCGGTAAAAGGGATTCCTGCCGATGCCAGAATAGTGGTAAAAGGGGCTTTCTTCGTGAATGCCAAGCTTTCCAATTCCGGAGGACATGAACATTAA
- a CDS encoding Fur family transcriptional regulator, producing the protein MKKDIENKLIDKNTKPTSMRILVYDFLSTQEAALSLSEVENHFENADRTTIYRTLKTFEEKGIVHSIQENTTTKYKLCDDGCDEKTHKDWHLHFYCKICRQTTCREDISFPENIQTSFRIDEIRLFAKGICENCLESLQ; encoded by the coding sequence ATGAAAAAAGATATAGAAAATAAACTCATCGATAAAAATACCAAACCTACCAGTATGAGGATTCTGGTATATGACTTTCTAAGCACGCAGGAAGCAGCATTGTCCCTTTCCGAAGTGGAAAATCATTTCGAAAATGCAGACCGGACGACCATTTACCGTACTTTGAAGACTTTTGAAGAAAAAGGCATCGTACACAGCATTCAGGAAAATACCACCACAAAATACAAATTATGTGATGATGGCTGTGATGAAAAGACCCATAAAGACTGGCATCTGCATTTTTACTGTAAAATTTGCAGGCAGACCACCTGCAGGGAAGATATTTCCTTTCCAGAGAATATCCAGACGAGTTTCAGGATTGATGAAATAAGGCTTTTTGCCAAAGGAATCTGTGAAAACTGCCTTGAAAGTTTGCAATAG